The following proteins come from a genomic window of Streptomyces sp. GS7:
- a CDS encoding TetR/AcrR family transcriptional regulator — protein sequence MNNSQQGVRAASPGARPTERSQARRAELIATGRKLFADTSYDALSMDDIARQAGVAKGLIYYYFTNKRGYYLAIIEDAVAELVERAGSTHDLPPVERVQRTVDGYLRYAQHHQAAYRAIVTGGVGFDAEVLAIRASVRARLLSTIALGAWGREDIPPLARTALTGWLSSVEGVTLDWIEEQELPRETVVSLLVRGLGDTLRLIEEYEPACPAPPRQHS from the coding sequence TTGAATAATAGTCAACAGGGTGTGCGGGCGGCCTCTCCGGGCGCCCGCCCCACCGAGCGGTCCCAGGCACGCCGCGCCGAACTGATAGCAACCGGACGCAAGTTGTTCGCCGACACCTCCTACGACGCGCTGTCCATGGACGACATCGCACGCCAGGCGGGCGTGGCCAAGGGGCTCATCTACTACTACTTCACCAACAAGCGCGGCTACTACCTGGCGATCATCGAGGACGCGGTCGCCGAGCTGGTCGAACGCGCCGGGAGCACCCACGATCTGCCACCCGTCGAACGCGTCCAGCGCACCGTCGACGGCTATCTGCGCTACGCCCAGCACCATCAGGCCGCCTACCGCGCGATCGTCACCGGCGGGGTCGGATTCGATGCCGAGGTGCTGGCCATCCGCGCCTCCGTACGCGCCAGACTGCTGAGCACCATCGCGCTCGGCGCCTGGGGCAGGGAGGACATCCCGCCGCTCGCGCGCACGGCGCTGACCGGCTGGCTCTCCAGCGTGGAGGGCGTCACCCTCGACTGGATCGAGGAGCAGGAACTGCCGCGGGAGACCGTGGTGTCGCTGCTGGTCCGCGGCCTGGGCGACACCCTCCGGCTGATCGAGGAGTACGAGCCGGCCTGCCCGGCGCCACCCCGGCAGCATTCCTGA
- a CDS encoding glycoside hydrolase family 18 protein produces the protein MLRPHRKRSPRRLIAAATALCTAALAGTLFAAPASARPAAAPTAGHPVTAAAQPAAAGGKVVGYFIDWGTYGRNYQVKNIETSGSADRLTHINYAFGNVQGGKCAVGDSYADYDKAFTADQSVDGKADTWDDPNGLRGNFNQLRKLKKLHPDLKVLWSFGGWTWSGGFGEAAKNPEAFAQSCYDLVKDPRWADVFDGIDIDWEYPNACGLSCDTSGKDAFTDVLKALRAKFGQNNLLTAAITADASDGGKMDAADYAGAAQYVDWYDPMTYDYFGAWDAKGPTAPHSPLTAYDGIPKAGFNTTDTIAKLKKLGVPSDKLLLGIGFYGRGWSGVTQDAPGGTATGAAPGTYEAGIDDYKVLKDRCPATGTVGGTAYAKCGDQWWSYDTPETIGTKMAFKDAQGLGGTFFWELSGDTANGDLIKAIR, from the coding sequence ATGCTCAGACCGCACCGAAAGCGATCACCTCGCAGGCTGATCGCCGCCGCGACCGCGCTGTGTACGGCGGCTCTGGCCGGCACCCTGTTCGCCGCCCCCGCCTCCGCCCGTCCGGCCGCCGCCCCCACCGCCGGCCACCCGGTCACGGCGGCGGCACAGCCCGCGGCGGCCGGCGGCAAGGTCGTCGGATACTTCATCGACTGGGGTACCTACGGCCGCAACTACCAGGTCAAGAACATCGAGACCTCGGGCTCCGCGGACAGGCTCACCCACATCAACTACGCCTTCGGCAACGTCCAGGGCGGCAAGTGCGCCGTCGGCGACTCCTACGCCGACTACGACAAGGCGTTCACCGCCGACCAGAGCGTCGACGGCAAGGCCGACACCTGGGACGACCCCAACGGCCTGCGCGGCAACTTCAACCAGCTGCGCAAGCTCAAGAAGCTGCACCCCGACCTCAAGGTGCTGTGGTCGTTCGGCGGCTGGACCTGGTCGGGCGGCTTCGGCGAGGCCGCCAAGAACCCGGAGGCGTTCGCCCAGTCCTGCTACGACCTGGTCAAGGACCCGCGCTGGGCGGACGTCTTCGACGGCATCGACATCGACTGGGAGTATCCCAACGCCTGCGGGCTGTCCTGCGACACCAGCGGGAAGGACGCCTTCACCGACGTACTGAAGGCGCTGCGGGCGAAGTTCGGGCAGAACAACCTGCTCACCGCGGCGATCACCGCGGACGCCTCGGACGGCGGCAAGATGGACGCCGCCGACTACGCGGGCGCGGCCCAGTACGTCGACTGGTACGACCCGATGACCTACGACTACTTCGGTGCCTGGGACGCCAAGGGGCCCACCGCCCCGCACTCCCCGCTCACCGCGTACGACGGCATCCCGAAGGCCGGGTTCAACACCACCGACACCATCGCCAAGCTCAAGAAGCTCGGCGTCCCGTCGGACAAGCTGCTGCTGGGTATCGGCTTCTACGGCCGCGGCTGGTCCGGCGTCACCCAGGACGCGCCGGGCGGTACGGCGACCGGCGCGGCCCCGGGCACGTACGAGGCGGGCATCGACGACTACAAGGTGCTCAAGGACCGCTGCCCGGCCACCGGCACGGTGGGCGGCACCGCCTACGCCAAGTGCGGTGACCAGTGGTGGAGTTACGACACCCCGGAGACCATCGGCACCAAGATGGCCTTCAAGGACGCCCAGGGGCTGGGCGGCACCTTCTTCTGGGAACTGAGCGGCGACACCGCGAACGGCGACCTGATCAAGGCGATCAGGTAG
- a CDS encoding DUF6230 family protein — translation MSTSIGRAPEGRTSWKKTAVAALPAALAVGALAAVMAQGALAASFAVSGTNFQVASGKLTSSGLSSYVHTDRDADDHGHPVALLGIGRARLADICQSAQVSTPVGNVVFKLTAGGKAGPVSADSLVIDGEDLVGDARFGTAQIGRDAGSLDAVPGVKGPQGKFGLQAGNIEVAGVRSHAWSATGGNFRLKGLRVSVSLDGEKCF, via the coding sequence GTGAGCACATCGATCGGCAGGGCGCCCGAAGGGCGGACCTCCTGGAAGAAGACCGCCGTGGCGGCACTGCCCGCCGCGCTCGCCGTGGGCGCGCTGGCGGCGGTGATGGCACAGGGCGCGCTGGCCGCGTCCTTCGCGGTGTCCGGCACCAACTTCCAGGTCGCGTCGGGCAAGTTGACCAGCAGCGGCCTCTCCTCGTACGTCCACACCGACCGCGATGCCGACGACCACGGCCATCCGGTCGCACTGCTCGGCATCGGCCGGGCGCGCCTCGCCGACATCTGCCAGTCGGCGCAGGTCTCGACGCCCGTGGGCAACGTGGTGTTCAAGCTGACCGCCGGCGGCAAGGCCGGTCCGGTCAGCGCCGACAGCCTGGTCATCGACGGTGAGGACCTGGTCGGCGACGCCCGGTTCGGCACCGCGCAGATCGGCCGGGACGCGGGCTCGCTGGACGCCGTACCGGGCGTCAAGGGGCCGCAGGGCAAGTTCGGCCTCCAGGCCGGGAACATCGAGGTGGCCGGCGTCAGGTCGCATGCCTGGTCGGCCACCGGCGGCAACTTCCGCCTCAAGGGGCTGCGGGTGAGCGTCAGCCTGGACGGCGAGAAGTGTTTCTGA
- a CDS encoding acyl-CoA dehydrogenase family protein, producing MTDYGPPPVDRRLPTEEARDLMTLVRELAEREIRPTAAEEEEAGRFPRDLFRLLSESGLLSLPYAEEFGGGDQPYEVYLQVLEELAAARLTVGLGVSVHTLACHALAGYGTKEQRAEHLPAMLGGGLLGAYCLSEPASGSDAASLTTRATRQGDSWTIDGTKAWTTHGGVADFYTVLARTGGGGARGITAFLVPGDAEGLSAAPPERKMGMKGSPTAQLHFDGVRVPDARRIGDEGQGFAIALSALDSGRLGIAACAIGVAQAALDEALGYVAERRQFGRPIADFQGLRFMLADMATQVEAGRALYLTAARLRDAGQPFSKEAAMAKLFCTDTAMRVTTDAVQLLGGYGYTLDFPAERYMREAKVLQIVEGTNQIQRMVIARHLAGPETH from the coding sequence ATGACCGACTACGGCCCCCCGCCGGTGGACCGCAGGCTGCCCACCGAGGAAGCCCGCGACCTGATGACCCTGGTCCGTGAACTCGCCGAGCGCGAGATCCGGCCCACGGCCGCCGAGGAGGAGGAAGCCGGCCGCTTCCCGCGCGACCTCTTCCGCCTGCTCTCGGAATCGGGACTGCTCTCCCTGCCGTACGCCGAGGAATTCGGCGGCGGCGACCAGCCCTACGAGGTCTATCTCCAGGTCCTCGAAGAGCTCGCGGCGGCCCGGCTCACCGTCGGCCTCGGCGTCAGCGTGCACACCCTCGCCTGCCACGCCCTCGCCGGATACGGCACCAAGGAGCAGCGGGCGGAACACCTCCCGGCCATGCTCGGCGGCGGCCTCCTCGGGGCGTACTGCCTCTCCGAGCCCGCCTCCGGCTCCGACGCCGCCTCGCTGACCACCCGCGCCACCCGGCAGGGCGACTCCTGGACGATCGACGGCACCAAGGCGTGGACCACCCATGGAGGCGTCGCCGACTTCTACACGGTGCTCGCCCGCACCGGCGGCGGCGGCGCCCGGGGCATCACCGCCTTCCTGGTGCCCGGCGACGCCGAGGGCCTCAGCGCCGCCCCGCCCGAGCGCAAGATGGGCATGAAGGGCTCGCCGACCGCCCAGCTGCACTTCGACGGCGTCCGCGTCCCCGACGCCCGCCGCATCGGCGACGAGGGCCAGGGCTTCGCCATCGCGCTCTCCGCCCTGGACTCGGGCCGCCTCGGCATCGCGGCCTGCGCGATCGGCGTCGCCCAGGCGGCCTTGGACGAGGCCCTCGGCTACGTCGCCGAACGCCGCCAGTTCGGCCGCCCCATCGCCGACTTCCAGGGCCTGCGCTTCATGCTGGCCGACATGGCCACGCAGGTGGAGGCAGGCCGCGCGCTGTACCTCACCGCCGCCCGGCTCCGCGACGCCGGGCAGCCGTTCTCCAAGGAGGCGGCGATGGCCAAGCTCTTCTGCACGGACACCGCGATGCGGGTCACCACGGACGCCGTGCAGCTCCTGGGCGGCTACGGCTACACCCTCGACTTCCCCGCCGAGCGCTATATGCGCGAGGCCAAGGTCCTGCAGATCGTCGAGGGCACCAACCAGATCCAGCGGATGGTCATCGCCCGCCATCTCGCGGGGCCCGAGACGCACTGA